The nucleotide window TGAGCAAGGCGAATATAACGGTAAAAAACAGGCCTTCTATTGGCTTGATGAAAATCACTTTTCTTGTGATTGGGAGCAAGATAAAGATGCTCGTACTATTGCCAGAAAACAATATAAAGACCGTTCATATTATGGCAGTAAAAATGCCGTAAAACGCCTACAACAAGCTGAGCAAGAAAAAGCCGAAGCTGATAGGGAATATGAACAACGAATAGAAAGTAAGAAGCCTACTGAGGATTAACAAAGTAGGCTTTCATTAAAACTGGCTAGTGGATGAAGTTTGACGGCTAAACCACTAGCCAATAACAATAGTATAACTGAGAAATAAAGTCAGCGATCACTTACCCTATGCGACCCACTAATATTAGGTTGTTCTTTGTTAACTGCTATTTGTAGGTTTTTTACCCCTATATTTTTAGCGTTTTGTTAACAAGGCAATATAGGCACTAGCAATAGACAGGTAAGTAACAACTAACTTTTAACTAGGTAATTAATAATATCCTTTTATGCTTTCTTAGTTCTTTAGAGTATCTAATGCCGTATATAACCAAAGACAAAGCTATAACTGTGAACGGTAAAACTTGGTGGGTAAATTCGACTGGCAGCGGCCTTATTATTCATGCGATTAAAGCGATGATTAACCAAGTCGATTCAATGCTAAATTATCACAGTAAAGTTCATGTGATACGCTTTGATTTAAGGATGTATAGCTTCACCGATGATAATAAGATAATGACTGTTTTTAATCGTAGATTATTTAAATGGTTAAAGCGTAAATATAAACTAAATAGAATTGGCTTTATTTGGTGTAGAGAATTAGAAACAGCTAAACAACAGCATTACCACTACGCACTTATTATTGATGGTCATAAAGTACGGCACCCTATTGAAATACTTAATAAAGTTAAAGATATTTGGGAACAACACTTAGACGGCTCAGAATTCACCCCCAAGAATTGCTATTACAATGTAAAACGTAACGATTATGACTCTATCCAAAGTGCCGTGTGGCGTATATCCTACCTAGCTAAAGCTCGTGGTAAAGGCTATAAGCCTAATCAAACAAAAAACTATGGCACAAGTAGGGTTAAGTGGGTAGAGTAACTTAATTAGAGTAGATAAATTTTATAGGTTATAGCCGCATTATGAATAGAAGATTATATTTGGTTTCTTTATGGTTTTTAGCACTTCCTTGTACTGCTTATCAAGATAATTATTTGGAAGATATTGCTAATAAATGGGAGTGTTCTTTTCCTGTAAACCCTAGTGGAAAAGAGCCGACGGGTAACTTTTATTCATGTAGGGACGATGGTTGTAATGGGGAAATTTATAAATTTTATCAAAGTCCAGATAGTTATTTAGCAATAAAAAATTTTGTTATCGACTTCAAGGCTAACTCAGTGTCTTTCGAGCAAGCTATGATTACAACGCTACATTATAAAGATAAAAGTATGCCAAATGAGGCATTCAGAAAAACAAAATTTGAACTAATGCCGCTTACTCACATTAAGTTACATGAATATGATGGCAATGGAGATGATCATATTGTTGTGCCATTCATTAGTTACGAAGACCCTATGACAGGTAGTCCTTTTGAAGCAATAAAACCAAAACCGAATGACCATTATCTATCGCAGGGTTATTCATACAATACTCTTACACTCTTTGATGGTGGCATCAAAATTTTATGGCAATCCTCGACACCTTTTAATTACAAAGAAAGAGGGCTTTACACTAAAACTGCTTTTGGCTCTTGCCGTCCACTGGTTAATTAGCGCCTGTTTTTCGGACTATATAAAAGGAATTGGCTATGCCTAAAGGTCAGCATTACGGTAGGACACAAACACGAGCATATACAAGTGAATACCATAGTATAAAAGCCAATTTGTTTAAGTCTCTACTCACTAAGCCGCTTGGTAACTACTCAATAAGTTCTGGTTATCTTAGTCATGATCACAAAAAGCTATCTTTAGATGAAAATGACAATGGTATCCGCTATATAACTTTTAACATAAACAATAAGCCACATAAGATAACTTTGAAGCTCGATAATCGAAGCGCAAGCAATAAACTATACATAACCTGCCCCTACTGCCAAAAACAACGCCAGAGTCTCTATGCGATCAAATACGCCTATGCTTGTCGTGAATGTATAGGTTTACATTACGCTTGCCAGAGTGAACGGTCACAAGAAAGACTTATGAGGCGTATTAGAAAGCTAAGAAAAGAACTATGGGGTTATGATTGGCCCGATGTAAATAATATGTTCGAGAATATTAATTACTGGCCTAAACCAAAGTATATGCGTTGGAATACGTTTATAGAGAGAAAGAATAAAATATCTTTATTGGAGCAGCAATATTGGCCTCAAGCAATTGAACAAATGAAAGCAACATTTGGTGGTGACATAAGGATATAGTAACACTGTAAGTAACACCAAGAGCAACAACCCAACCAAAGACCTTAATTTACAAGGCTCTCAAGATGCTATACAAGTCAGGGAGGGTCATCATTTCCCCATACAGTTTTTCGATTTACTGCAGGCCAGCTTAGTTATAAACTGCTGGATATATTTAGAATAATATTTATTCATTTTCAATATTCTTCTGTTCTCCTACATCTTGGAAATGTGCTGCAACCCCAAAATTTATTTCCGCTATTTGGACCTCTTTTAGCGATTCTGATCAACATTGGATTGCCACAACTAGTACAATTCTTTTCATTTAATTTTGGTAGTGTCTCAATTGTTCTATTCGTTGATACAGAATCAATCATCTCCCTAAGCTGGGAACCACCGATCAAATCGAGCGGTTTTCCCTTAGCAAAAACGTAAGATTCCGCTGTGTATGTACCAGAACACATAACAATTGCTCTATCTGCACTTTCAGCGACCATAACACCATATAACTCTCTTACCGTTTTAACACCGATCTTTTGCGTTCGCCATTGCTTACATTGAA belongs to Thalassotalea sp. HSM 43 and includes:
- a CDS encoding YagK/YfjJ domain-containing protein, translated to MPYITKDKAITVNGKTWWVNSTGSGLIIHAIKAMINQVDSMLNYHSKVHVIRFDLRMYSFTDDNKIMTVFNRRLFKWLKRKYKLNRIGFIWCRELETAKQQHYHYALIIDGHKVRHPIEILNKVKDIWEQHLDGSEFTPKNCYYNVKRNDYDSIQSAVWRISYLAKARGKGYKPNQTKNYGTSRVKWVE